Within Candidatus Margulisiibacteriota bacterium, the genomic segment TTTTAAGAAATCATTTTACTAATGGGGAAAAAGTATATGCCTTTGGTTCTAGAGCTAGAGGAACTGCGCGCAAATATTCTGATCTGGATTTAGCAGTCGACTCCGGTGATCAAAGTTTTGATTTTTCTGCCAGGTGCGCCTTGAAATTTGATTTTGAAGAAAGTGATATTCCCTTTCGGGTGGATATTATTGATTTGCGTTCTGTCACGCCGGAATTTAAAGCGTTAATCCAGACGGATTTTATTAATTTACACTATTGAACTAAACTTTTGCAGACTACCGCGTGATCTCGGTTGAATAATAAAAAAATTTCCGTTCGGGAAAAATGGCGGACTTTTCCTCGCCCAGCACAAAGCAGGCGGTGGAGAGCAGATCGGCCCGGGCTGCGCTGTCCGCAATTACCGTGACGCTGGCCAGATTATTTTCGAGATTGGCCGGACGTCCGGTCTGCGGATTAAAAATATGCGAATATCTTTGCCCGTGCACCGTAAAATACTGTTCATAATCGCCGGAGGTCGCGCAGGCTTCGTCGCGCAGTTCAAAAATCTGCAGATTTTCCGTAACCGCGCGCGGATTGCGCACCGCGATGCGCCAGGGCTGACCACGGTTTTGTCCCAGCGCGTAAATATTGCCGCCGGCGTTGACCAGCGCGCTGCGGATGCCGCTCTGCCGCAGGACTTTGACAGCTTCGTCTACCGCGTAGCCTTTGGCGATGCCGCCCAGATCGAGCTGCGTGCGGTTATGGAGCAGACGCACGGTCTGTTTTTGGCTGTCGAGACGCGCGTTTTGCCAGCCGACGCCTGGCAGCTGGTCTTGAATTTGCCGCTGATCCGGCGCTTGTTTTTTGTCCGTGCCAAAGCCATACAGGCGCGAGAGCGGCGTGACCGTGATGTCAAACGCGCCGCCGGAAATTTCGCTGCCGGATAAAGCCAGAGCCAGGAGCGCGTGCAGATCCGCGCTGAGCGGCATTTCCTGCCGAAAAGCTTTTTGATTGACCTGGGTTAATTCACTGTCGGGGTCGAAATAGTCAAATTTTTTTTCCAGCTCGTGCATTCTGGCAAAAGCCGCGTCAATAGCGCGGCGGCCTTGAGCGCGGCTGCGGCAGATAACTTTTATTTCCGTCCAGGTGTGCAGCGCGTAACGCTGTTCGCTGAGCTCTTGCCAAAAAACAAAACTGTCCAGTAGCCACCAGCCCAAACCAAGAGCCGCTAAAATAAGCAGGCCGCGCTGTTTTTTGTTCATGGGAAAGAGTATAATATATTTAATGAGAATTGGTATCGGTTACGATGTGCATCAACTGACCGCTGGCCGCAAATTGATCATCGGCGGTGTGGATATTCCTTACGCCAGAGGTTTGGACGGACATTCGGACGCGGATGTGCTGCTACACGCGGTGATGGACGCGCTGCTGGGCGCGGCGGCGTTGGGCTCGATCGGCGAGCATTTTCCCGACAGCGACCCGGCTTATCAGGGCATCAATAGTCTGGAGCTGCTGGAAAACGTCAACGCGCTGCTCATCAGCCACGGTTACAAACTAGTCAATCTCGACAGCGTTATTATCTGTCAGGAGCCGAAACTCGCGCCGTATCTTCAGGACATGCAGACCAATATCGCCGTGGTTTTCGGTCTGTCAGCCGACCGCATCGGCGTCAAGGCCACCACCACCGAGCGGCTGGGCTTTGCGGGACGGGGCGAGGGCATTGCCGCGGAAGCGGTAGTCCTCATCGAGAAAATATAAGTGCTGCTGACTTCGCCGGAAAATCCCGAGATCAAAAATCTGCGTAAACTGCTGAACGACGCGGTTTACCGCCGCGAACAAAAAGCGCTGGTCTGCGAGGGTTTCAAGATTTTGCAGTTCGCCAAAAATGTGCGGACGCTTTACGCGCGCGAGGATATTGTCCTGCCGGAAAATCTGCAAAAACTCCGCCACCGCTACATCGCTAAAAATATTTTTAATGCTCTGTCCGAGACAGAAAATCCGCAGGGCTTGCTGGCTGTCTGCGCCAGACCCGCGCCGGCCAAATACAGCGAAAAAAAAAGATATATTTTTCTTGATCGGCTGCAGGATCCGGGCAATCTGGGCACGATCATCCGCACAGCCGCGGCTTTTGGTCTGGACGGCCTGATCTACAACAAAGGCTGCGTCGATGTTTTTGCGCCCAAAGTAGTGCGCGCTTCAATGGGCGCGGTTTTTACGCTAGATCTGCTGGCGGCGGAGATCACGGAATTAACAGGCAATATTATCGCGGCAGACCTGGACGGCGCGGCGCCGGAGAGCCTGACCATCGGCGGCGGTTTTGTTCTGGCGATCGGCAGCGAAGGGCAGGGTTTAGCCGCGGAGATTTTGCGCCGCGCCTCGCAAAAAGTTTCTCTGCCGATCTGTAAAAATAAAGCTGAGTCGCTCAACGCGGCCGTGGCGGCGGGAATACTGCTCTACTTGCTGCGCAAAATTAACCGCTAAAACTTTACAGGTCTTCCGGTATAGCCAGATAACGCGCCGCTTCCCGCGCGATCTCGCGGAAAACCGGTGCGGCGACGTAGCCGCCTTGATGCTGGCGGTTGCGCGGATTATCAATGACCACCAGTATCGTCAGCTGGGGTTTTAAGCCCGGCACCAATCCGCAAAAAGAGCTGATGTAGTCGTTGGCGTAATAACCGCCGCCGTGCGGCCGCGCCTTTTGCGAAGTGCCGGTCTTGCCGCCGATCGAGTAGCCGGGGATCCCGGCCAGCGTGCCCGTGCCTTTTTGCACGGCTTCCTGCAGCATCAGACGGATCGCGCGCGCGGTCTGCGGCGAGATGACCCTTTGTTTTTCAGGACGCAGTGTAAAATCCTTGAGCACATCGCCATTGTTGTCGTAGATTTTTTGCACAAGGCTCGGCTTGACGTACACGCCGTCGTTGGCAATAACATTGACCGCGGCAAGCATTTGCAGCGGGGTTACTGAAAAAGCCTGGCCAAAGCCGTAGACTGCCGCGCTGTGCGCGTCGACTTTGTCCAGCGGCGCTAGCAGACCGGCTTCCTCGCCGGGCAAAATTCCGGTGCGCTGATCGAGCCGGAAGCGGTGCATGATTTCGTGCATTTTATTTTTGCCGATGGCCAGAGCCAGTTTAGCCGAAGTAATATTGAGCGATTCGATCAGGATGTCCTTGAGGTAGCGCGGCCGGTCGGGGTCTTTGAGCGGATGCGATTCGCGGATCTGGCGGCTGGCGTGCTCGAAAACATTGCCGTTAATAAAAGTGGTGTTCGGCGTGGCCAGCCCCAGCTCCAGCGCGGCGGCGACGGTGATTATTTTGAAAACCGAGCCGGGTTCGTAGTTGAAGCCTGCGGCGTTGTTGCGCAGATTGTCAGCCGAATATTTAAAATATTGATTGGGGTCATAATCCGGCAGCGAGACCAGAGCCAGGATCTGGCCGCTGCGCGTGTCCATGATAAGCGCGCTGCCACTGTCCGCGCGGGTTTCCTGCAGCGCGGCGGCTAGATATTTGCGCGAAATGTACTGCAAAAACTCGTCAATGGTCAGCTGGATATTATCGCCGTCGCGCGGCTCGACCACAATGCGGTTGCTGAGGTACAGTTCCTGGCCGCGCACATCTTTTTCAAAAAGCAGTTTGCCCGGTATGCCCTGCAGGTATCTGTCCAGCGAATATTCCAGACCGGCCGCGCCTTGGTCGTCAAAATTGACGAAACCTAAAACATGGGCGGCCAGATTGCCGCGCAGGTAAACGCGCCGCTGATCGTCGGTAAAATGCACACCACGGATGTTCAGCGCTTTTAATTTATTTTCTTCCGCCGCGCTGATCCAGCGTTTGAGCGGAAAATGACGCTGCTTTTTGATTTTTTCGTAAACGGCGTCGGGTTTTAGATCCAGCGCGGCCGCTATTTGCGCGGCGGTGGCCTGCGGGTCTGGAATTTGCGTGCTGTCAAGATTGGCGGTTTTAGCGGCGACTGTGGCGGCCAGCAAAATGCCGTTGCGGTCGGTGATGCTGCCGCGTTTGGCCGGCTGTTTGTCCTCTTGCCGGAGTTGCTCCTGCGACATGGCCTGATAGTCTTGATGTTTCCAGACCTGCAGATAAAAAAGCCGGCCGACTACCAGCAAAAAAAGCAAAGCTAAAAATAAACTAACGCCGCGCAAACGCTCAAATTTGACCATAAATTACTCCGCCGTTTGAAGACTTGTCTTTTGGATAAAACGGATCTGCCGCGGACGGCTCAAGCCCAGCCGCGCGGCCTGCGCGTCGAGATATTCCAGTCCGGTGTGTCGCGCCAGCTCGATTTGCAGCCGCTCGTTTTCGTATTGCAGCAGCTGGACTTGATTTTCCAGCGCGGTCACCTGCTGCTGCAGTTTGAGCAGCGGTATTTGTTTGTGCAGCAGTGCCGCCGATAAACAAACGAAAACCGCGGCCAGCAAAACCAGCAGGCGGTTTAGATTTTGCTCGTTCATTTTTTTTCTCCGAGACGCAGCTTGGCGGAGCGGGCGCGCGGATTGTCTTGCCGCTCGGCCGCGCCCGGCCGCAACGGTTTTTTCGTCAAGATAGTGAAAGTATTTTTTTTCTGCAAGTCTTTGAAAACAGTTTTGACGATGCGGTCTTCCAGTGAATGAAAAGAAATGACCGCCAGGCGTCCGCCCGTTTTCAATAAATCCGCCGCGCTGGTCAGGGCGCCGGCTAGAATATCCAGCTCGCCGTTGACCGCTATGCGCAGGGCTTGAAAAACGCGCGCCAGCGCGGCGTTTTTGGCGGTGTAGCTGCCGAAAACGCCGCGCAGGATCAGGGCTTTTAACTGCGCGCTGGTCGTGATCCGTTTTTTTTGCCGCGCGGCCAGAATATTTTTGGCAATGCGCCGGGAATGTTTTTCCTCGCCGTAATTGTAAATGAGGTCTGCCAGCTCTTTTTCCGGATAATGATTGACGATCTCTTCCGCGGTCAGAGCCTGCCGCGTATCCATGCGCATATCCAGCGCGCAGTCCTGCCGCCAGCTGAAACCGCGCTCCGGCCGGTCTAGCTGAAAAGACGAAACACCCAGATCAAAAACGCAACCATCGACCGGCGTGGTGAGATCCGTGGCCAGACGGGAAAAATTGCCGGAGATCAGTTTAATATTGGGATTGGCCGCCAGAATATCCGCGGCGTAATTTGGCACGTTGGGATCCTGGTCAAAAGCGAGCACTTGCCGGACTTGCCGGGCGATGGCCGCCGCGTGTCCGCCGCCGCCGAAAGTGCAGTCCACGATAGTCTGTCCGGCCTGTAAATTTAAACCCGTCAGGATTTCCTGAAGCAAAACTGGCGTATGGCTCATTTTAGGTGGGCGAGTTTTTTCAGCCGCGGCAGTTGTTTTTCTATTTCTTGTTCGCCGGCCTGGATCAGTTTGCGGTAAAAATCTTTGCCGGTCTTGAGTTCGGGCTTGATGTATTCTGGCAGCGGCTCCAGCAGTAGCGGTTTGTATTTTTGGTAACGCGCGAAATTGCTCAATTCGTAAATATCGTAGCTGCGCGAGAAGATCTGAAAAACATTGCGCGGTTTTTCCGGCATGGCGCCGCGCGGTATGACATTTACGCCGAGGCAGGCGGTCGGGCGGTGCGCGGCCAGCGTGCTCAGCGGAAGATTATTGACCAGACAGCCGTCGACCAGATAACGGCCGCGGTATTCGCTCGGCGAAAAAACTCCGGGTATCGAGCAGCTGGCCGCTGTGGCAAAAGCAATTTCCTCGTCAGGCTGCTCAAACACATACTCCCGCGCGGTCAGCAGATCGCTGGCCGAGATGTGCAGCGGGATCCTGGTTTCGCCGAAAGTTTTGACCGGCAGAACAGCGGCTAAATATTTTTGCAGTTTGGCGGGATTGAGCATGCCCTGACCGGTCAGGCTCACGCTGGCGATCTTAAACCAATCGAGTTCCAGAACGATTTCCTCTATTTCCACCGCGGTCTTGCCGGCGGCATAGAGGGCGGCGGCTATCGCGCCGGCGCTGGTGCCGGAGATACAGTGGATCGGAATACCGTGTTTTTCCAGCCCTTTTAAAATGCCGACATTGGCCAGACCGCGCATACTGCCGCCGCCCAACGCGAGGCCGATTTTCGGCCGGAAATGCCAGAAACTTAAAGGAGCAAAATTCATTTTTAATTCACATCCTTAATAAACCAGATCGATTCCAGCAGGTTTTCCGTGGTGACTCTGGCCACGATGATATAGCCGTCTTTCTGCCAGATCAGACCGTCTTTTTCCAGATCGTATTTATTGCCCCAGAGTTTGGTCAATTCGCCTTTGCTGTCGCCGATCTTTAAGCCCTTGTAAATTTCACCGCGGTGCCTGGGGGAAAAAAAG encodes:
- a CDS encoding nucleotidyltransferase domain-containing protein gives rise to the protein MREDVREMVSGILRNHFTNGEKVYAFGSRARGTARKYSDLDLAVDSGDQSFDFSARCALKFDFEESDIPFRVDIIDLRSVTPEFKALIQTDFINLHY
- a CDS encoding FAD:protein FMN transferase — translated: MNKKQRGLLILAALGLGWWLLDSFVFWQELSEQRYALHTWTEIKVICRSRAQGRRAIDAAFARMHELEKKFDYFDPDSELTQVNQKAFRQEMPLSADLHALLALALSGSEISGGAFDITVTPLSRLYGFGTDKKQAPDQRQIQDQLPGVGWQNARLDSQKQTVRLLHNRTQLDLGGIAKGYAVDEAVKVLRQSGIRSALVNAGGNIYALGQNRGQPWRIAVRNPRAVTENLQIFELRDEACATSGDYEQYFTVHGQRYSHIFNPQTGRPANLENNLASVTVIADSAARADLLSTACFVLGEEKSAIFPERKFFYYSTEITR
- the ispF gene encoding 2-C-methyl-D-erythritol 2,4-cyclodiphosphate synthase → MRIGIGYDVHQLTAGRKLIIGGVDIPYARGLDGHSDADVLLHAVMDALLGAAALGSIGEHFPDSDPAYQGINSLELLENVNALLISHGYKLVNLDSVIICQEPKLAPYLQDMQTNIAVVFGLSADRIGVKATTTERLGFAGRGEGIAAEAVVLIEKI
- a CDS encoding RNA methyltransferase, which gives rise to MLLTSPENPEIKNLRKLLNDAVYRREQKALVCEGFKILQFAKNVRTLYAREDIVLPENLQKLRHRYIAKNIFNALSETENPQGLLAVCARPAPAKYSEKKRYIFLDRLQDPGNLGTIIRTAAAFGLDGLIYNKGCVDVFAPKVVRASMGAVFTLDLLAAEITELTGNIIAADLDGAAPESLTIGGGFVLAIGSEGQGLAAEILRRASQKVSLPICKNKAESLNAAVAAGILLYLLRKINR
- a CDS encoding penicillin-binding protein 2, yielding MVKFERLRGVSLFLALLFLLVVGRLFYLQVWKHQDYQAMSQEQLRQEDKQPAKRGSITDRNGILLAATVAAKTANLDSTQIPDPQATAAQIAAALDLKPDAVYEKIKKQRHFPLKRWISAAEENKLKALNIRGVHFTDDQRRVYLRGNLAAHVLGFVNFDDQGAAGLEYSLDRYLQGIPGKLLFEKDVRGQELYLSNRIVVEPRDGDNIQLTIDEFLQYISRKYLAAALQETRADSGSALIMDTRSGQILALVSLPDYDPNQYFKYSADNLRNNAAGFNYEPGSVFKIITVAAALELGLATPNTTFINGNVFEHASRQIRESHPLKDPDRPRYLKDILIESLNITSAKLALAIGKNKMHEIMHRFRLDQRTGILPGEEAGLLAPLDKVDAHSAAVYGFGQAFSVTPLQMLAAVNVIANDGVYVKPSLVQKIYDNNGDVLKDFTLRPEKQRVISPQTARAIRLMLQEAVQKGTGTLAGIPGYSIGGKTGTSQKARPHGGGYYANDYISSFCGLVPGLKPQLTILVVIDNPRNRQHQGGYVAAPVFREIAREAARYLAIPEDL
- a CDS encoding septum formation initiator family protein, with the translated sequence MNEQNLNRLLVLLAAVFVCLSAALLHKQIPLLKLQQQVTALENQVQLLQYENERLQIELARHTGLEYLDAQAARLGLSRPRQIRFIQKTSLQTAE
- the rsmH gene encoding 16S rRNA (cytosine(1402)-N(4))-methyltransferase RsmH; the protein is MSHTPVLLQEILTGLNLQAGQTIVDCTFGGGGHAAAIARQVRQVLAFDQDPNVPNYAADILAANPNIKLISGNFSRLATDLTTPVDGCVFDLGVSSFQLDRPERGFSWRQDCALDMRMDTRQALTAEEIVNHYPEKELADLIYNYGEEKHSRRIAKNILAARQKKRITTSAQLKALILRGVFGSYTAKNAALARVFQALRIAVNGELDILAGALTSAADLLKTGGRLAVISFHSLEDRIVKTVFKDLQKKNTFTILTKKPLRPGAAERQDNPRARSAKLRLGEKK
- a CDS encoding patatin-like phospholipase family protein — protein: MNFAPLSFWHFRPKIGLALGGGSMRGLANVGILKGLEKHGIPIHCISGTSAGAIAAALYAAGKTAVEIEEIVLELDWFKIASVSLTGQGMLNPAKLQKYLAAVLPVKTFGETRIPLHISASDLLTAREYVFEQPDEEIAFATAASCSIPGVFSPSEYRGRYLVDGCLVNNLPLSTLAAHRPTACLGVNVIPRGAMPEKPRNVFQIFSRSYDIYELSNFARYQKYKPLLLEPLPEYIKPELKTGKDFYRKLIQAGEQEIEKQLPRLKKLAHLK